A region of Sugiyamaella lignohabitans strain CBS 10342 chromosome A, complete sequence DNA encodes the following proteins:
- the PCS60 gene encoding Pcs60p (Oxalyl-CoA synthetase; capable of catalyzing conversion of oxalate to oxalyl-CoA; catalyzes first step in pathway of oxalate degradation that functions to protect yeast from inhibitory effects of oxalate; peroxisomal protein that binds mRNA; localizes to both peroxisomal peripheral membrane and matrix, expression is highly inducible by oleic acid; similar to E. coli long chain acyl-CoA synthetase; GO_component: GO:0005737 - cytoplasm [Evidence IDA] [PMID 11914276]; GO_component: GO:0016021 - integral component of membrane [Evidence ISM] [PMID 12192589]; GO_component: GO:0016020 - membrane [Evidence IEA]; GO_component: GO:0005782 - peroxisomal matrix [Evidence IEA]; GO_component: GO:0005782 - peroxisomal matrix [Evidence IDA] [PMID 8841414]; GO_component: GO:0005778 - peroxisomal membrane [Evidence IEA]; GO_component: GO:0005778 - peroxisomal membrane [Evidence IDA] [PMID 8841414]; GO_component: GO:0005777 - peroxisome [Evidence IEA]; GO_function: GO:0003824 - catalytic activity [Evidence IEA]; GO_function: GO:0016874 - ligase activity [Evidence IEA]; GO_function: GO:0003729 - mRNA binding [Evidence IDA] [PMID 20844764]; GO_function: GO:0050203 - oxalate-CoA ligase activity [Evidence IDA,IMP] [PMID 24291261]; GO_process: GO:0008152 - metabolic process [Evidence IEA]; GO_process: GO:0033611 - oxalate catabolic process [Evidence IDA,IMP] [PMID 24291261]): MLLYSSIRNFVAGRSLSTVARVQCVAQRTARSRRNVANRYRNFTSSSSRYRFISEELSHVTGPTEPPLSSHTIGSLVEETAKNYGHLNAVISMHQNVELTYSELDRLSSIVATNLAEKYGIKKNDRVSVCAGNIWEYPVLQIGLAKLGAIMIPLNPAFTHGQFHAGMEGSGSKVLIIQSHLHRGRRKPARDMEPLIQEILSKKNSPDIEAIFVIPPTSSTPEGNAIKGDALSKLSAKHTSEFKFHRGTIPFSNLLEDITPKEYDTDCQDTINMQFTSGTTSAPKITSLSHYNLVNNGRFIGNRMGLSATQSHHPTGQDHMCIPVPMFHCFGLVLSNLCAWSTGSCLVYPSDAFDPIASLTSVRKYSCTTLHGVPTMFAAQLDLNDGQQRGYEYLRTGIAAGSSVPIEIMKRLSQELHLNELTICYGMTETAPVSFMSHPNDSAERRCTTVGTIMPHTEAKIVRPGDDTLTPLPIGEKGEIVVAGYLLMKEYYRDASKTAEAIAVDADGKRWMKTGDEGQIDKEGFLTVTGRIKDLIIRGGENIHPLEIENALFTHDAVLQASVVGVPDKKYGEAICAFIVLDHTHKKDPPSIREIQEFVTERLGHYMAPKYVHYVDDFPKTASGKIRKVDLKQTAIELM; the protein is encoded by the coding sequence ATGTTACTGTATTCAAGTATTAGAAACTTTGTTGCTGGACGCAGTTTATCAACCGTTGCCAGAGTGCAATGCGTTGCTCAAAGAACTGCAAGATCTCGAAGAAATGTCGCTAACAGATACCGAAATTTCACCTCGTCAAGTTCAAGATATCGATTTATAAGTGAAGAGTTAAGTCATGTAACTGGTCCTACAGAACCTCCCCTGTCTTCACATACTATAGGTAGTTTGGTGGAAGAAACAGCCAAGAATTACGGTCACTTGAATGCCGTTATTTCTATGCATCAAAATGTGGAACTCACTTATAGCGAGTTAGACCGTCTTTCATCTATAGTCGCGACCAATCTGGCTGAAAAGTACggtatcaagaagaatGACAGAGTATCTGTTTGTGCTGGTAATATCTGGGAATATCCAGTTCTTCAGATTGGATTGGCTAAATTAGGTGCCATTATGATTCCGCTGAATCCGGCCTTTACTCATGGCCAGTTCCATGCTGGCATGGAAGGAAGTGGTTCAAAGGTATTGATTATTCAATCTCATCTTCATAGAGGCAGGCGGAAGCCGGCGAGGGATATGGAACCTCTTATACAAGAGATTCTGTCCAAGAAGAACTCTCCTGACATTGAAGCCATATTCGTTATTCCTCCAACGTCATCTACCCCAGAAGGAAACGCTATTAAAGGTGATGCTCTTTCTAAGCTATCTGCAAAGCATACTTCCGAATTCAAGTTTCATCGTGGTACCATCCCGTTTTCAAATCTTCTAGAGGACATTACACCCAAAGAATATGATACCGACTGTCAGGATACCATCAACATGCAATTTACATCCGGAACTACTTCAGCTCCTAAAATCACCTCATTGTCTCATTATAACCTGGTCAACAATGGACGTTTCATTGGTAATCGAATGGGATTGTCTGCTACCCAGTCTCACCATCCTACGGGCCAGGATCATATGTGTATCCCGGTGCCCATGTTTCATTGTTTCGGACTAGTTTTGTCAAATTTATGTGCATGGTCTACGGGATCTTGTCTAGTATACCCTTCAGACGCATTTGATCCCATTGCATCTCTAACTTCAGTACGCAAATACTCGTGCACTACTTTACATGGCGTTCCTACTATGTTTGCTGCCCAATTAGACCTGAATGATGGCCAACAAAGAGGGTACGAGTATCTTCGTACTGGAATTGCTGCTGGGTCCTCTGTACCAATTGAAATCATGAAGAGACTCTCCCAAGAGCTTCATCTTAATGAACTGACTATCTGTTATGGCATGACTGAGACAGCTCCAGTCAGTTTTATGTCTCATCCGAATGACAGTGCCGAGAGGCGCTGTACTACGGTTGGTACCATCATGCCTCATACCGAAGCTAAAATCGTTCGACCTGGGGATGATACTTTGACTCCTCTGCCTATTGGGGAAAAAGGTGAAATTGTGGTTGCTGGGTACTTATTGATGAAAGAATATTACCGGGATGCTTCCAAAACTGCCGAGGCAATTGCCGTAGATGCTGATGGCAAGAGATGGATGAAAACTGGTGATGAGGGTCAAATTGATAAGGAAGGATTTTTAACGGTGACTGGCCGTATTAAAGATCTTATCATTCGTGGAGGTGAGAATATTCATCCTCTGGAGATCGAGAATGCTCTTTTTACGCATGACGCTGTTCTTCAAGCATCAGTAGTCGGGGTTCCTGATAAGAAATACGGAGAAGCTATCTGCGCTTTTATCGTCCTTGATCATACTCATAAGAAAGATCCCCCATCCATCAGAGAGATCCAGGAATTCGTCACTGAACGATTGGGCCATTATATGGCACCCAAGTACGTACACTACGTCGACGACTTCCCAAAAACGGCCAGTGGTAAGATCAGGAAAGTCGATCTGAAGCAGACTGCCATAGAACTTATGTAA